Genomic DNA from Carnobacterium gallinarum DSM 4847:
ATAAGCTTTTATTCGATACTGCTAAACGAATTGAAGGCTTGCCACGACATGTTTCGACTCATGCGGCGGGTGTTGTTATTAGTGATCGACCTTTGGTATCGTTAATTCCTTTACAAGAAGGTAGCAACGATATTCATTTGACCCAATATGCTATGGGAAATGTGGAAGAGATTGGACTATTAAAAATGGATTTTTTAGGACTGAGAAATCTGCAAATTTTAGATAATGCACTTCAATTAGTGAAACGTGAAAATGGTGAAATAGTTGATATTCATAGTATTCCAATGGATGATCAGACAACTTTGGAAATTTTTAGAAAGGCAGATACATCGGGTGTCTTTCAGTTTGAATCAACCGGTATTAAAAATGTCTTACGCAAATTAGGACCAACTTCTATTGAAGATGTCGCCGCAGTTAATGCTTTGTATCGTCCAGGTCCAATGGAGCAAATTGATTTATTTATTGACCGTAAAAAAGGAATTGTACCCATTGACTATCCAGATGATAGTTTGAAAGACATTCTAGGAATTACTTATGGAGTCATGGTGTATCAAGAACAGGTTATGCAAGTTGCGTCAAAAATGGGTGGTTTCACATTAGGTCAAGCGGATATTTTACGACGGGCTATGAGTAAGAAACAAAAAGATGTGATTGATCAAGAGCGGAAACATTTTGTCGAAGGTGCTTTAGCGCAGGGCTATACAAGTGACGTTGCGACAACCGTTTATTCTTATATAGAACGTTTTGCCAATTATGGTTTCAATCGAGCACATGCAGTGGGCTATTCATTTATTGCGTATCAACTGGCGTATTTGAAAGCTCATTATCCTCATGCTTTTTTTGCAGCATTGTTAAATTCAGCCATTAATAATCCAACGAAAATTAAAGAGTATTTATTGGAAGCGAAAAAACGGAAAATTGAAGTCTTGCCACCAAGTATTAATCAAAGCGGCTATGTCTTTTCCTTAAAAGCAGGGAAGATTCAATTTGGACTAAACAGCATCAAAGGACTTCGTCGTGATTTAATACAGGAGATTATTGAGTTTAGAAAAGCGCATGGTTCCTATCAAGATTTGGTTGCTTTTTTAAGAAGTTTAGATAATAAATGGCTCAAAGATGAGATTATTCGTCCTTTTATTTATGCTGGAGCATTTGATGAATTTGGCTATTCTAGAGGTGTGTTATTAGCTTCATTAGATGGCATTTTATCAAGTGTAAAATTCAGTGGCAATAATGTTCAACTTTTTGATGTGTTAGCACCCAAATATGAAACAAACGTAGCGGATATTTCGATAGATGAAAAGCTTGAATATGAAGAACAAGTTCTGGGGGCATATTTATCTGGTCATCCAATTGAAGGGTTTGAAAATCTGCGCTTTGTGAAGCAGGCAAGTTATATTATTGATTTACAAGCAGGAAAAAATGACCGATTTATTGGTTTGGTTAAAAATATTCGGAAAATTAGAACAAAAAAAGGCGAGCAAATGGCTTTTGTTCAAGTCAATGATCAATCTGGCGAATGTTCTTTAACGTTGTTTCCGCAAAAACTACGTCAATATGGACGCTTAATTGAGAAAAACAAGATTCTTTATATAGAAGGAAAAGTTGAAGAAGGCCAGCAAGAAGAGAAGCAAGTATTGATTAATCATATTGCGGATGCCACTTTATTGGGGCAAGAAAGTAGTAAGGATAAATGCTTTATTCGGATTCAACCAGAATTAGATGCACCTGATAAATTAAAAGAAATGAACCAAATGATGCAAAACTATGCAGGAAATGTACCAGTCATTTTATTCTATGTAAAAACAAATCGTAAAATTGTCGTGAATGAATCTGGTTGGGTTGACGGTTCGGCAGAATTTGTAACAGAATTAGAAAAATTATTAGGAAAGGGCAATATTATTATTCAAAAAGGGAACTAAATTTAGTTGAAATTAGGTAAATTGCACAAATACGCTTCTTTTTTTGCAAATTCGCCATTTTGAAAAGACAATTGCTAGGAAAAGTGTTAAAATAGCCATGTGAGCTTTTTACTGTGTTATTGTTCCTTTTCAGAATAATAGCTTGGAAAAAGGTTTAGGGAAGACATAAAGATTATTTTTATTCAGTTAAAAGTAATTTCTATGATAATAATTCTATGAGGTGAGAGGTATATGAAACGTATCGCTGTTCTAACAAGTGGCGGAGACGCTCCAGGTATGAATGCTGCCGTTCGCGCAGTTGTTCGTAAAGGAATTTACGAAGGTATGGAAGTTTATGGCATCAACTACGGTTTTGCCGGCTTAGTTGCTGGAGATATTCGTAAACTATCAATTAGTGATGTAGGGGATATGATCCAACGAGGAGGAACATTCCTATATTCTGCACGTTATCCTGAATTTGCCACTGAGGAAGGCCAATTAAAAGGAATCGAGCAATTGAAAAAATTTGGTATTGAAGGCTTAGTTGTTATTGGTGGAGATGGTTCTTACCATGGTGCAATGGCTTTAACAAAACATGGTTATCCAGCTGTTGGTTTGCCAGGAACAATCGATAATGATATTCCCGGAACTGATTTTTGTATTGGTTTTGATACAGCAATCAACACAGTATTGGAATCCATTGATAGAATTCGTGATACTGCAACAAGTCATGTTCGTACATTCATTATTGAAGTAATGGGACGTGACGCAGGAGATATCGCTCTTTGGGCTGGTATCGCTGGTGGTGCAGAACAAATTATTATTCCAGAAAAAGATTTTGATATGGCAGAAGTTGCTGAAACAATCCAAAAAGGCCGTGACCGTGGTAAAAAACATAGTTTAATTGTGGTTGCTGAAGGTGTAATGGGTGGCAATGAATTTGCTGAAGAATTAGCGAAACATGGTGATTATCATGCACGTGTAACAGTTTTAGGACATGTTCAACGTGGTGGCGCACCATCAGCTCGTGACCGTGTGCTTGCTAGTACATTTGGTGCACATGCTGTTGATTTGTTAAAAGAAGGTAAAGGCGGTTTGTGTGTAGGTATCCGTGATAACAAGATTGTTGAAAACAATATTGTGGAAACACTTGAAAAAGGCAAACACGTAGCAGACTTATCTTTATACCAATTAAACAAAGAAATTTCTTATTAAGATCAGTTAGTACGATCGAGCTTAAACCTTTATGGTAAAAAATATATTTTTGGGAGAGATTATAAAAAATGAAAAAAACGAAAATTGTATGTACAATTGGTCCAGCAAGTGAATCAGTAGAAACTCTAGTGAAATTGATCGAAGCTGGAATGAACGTTTGTCGTTTAAACTTTTCACATGGTGACTTTGAAGAGCATGGTGCGCGTATTAAAAATATCCGTGAAGCATCAAAAATCACTGGTAAAATGGTTGCCTTATTATTAGATACAAAAGGTCCAGAAATCCGTACCCATGATATGAAAGATGGCAAAATCGAATTTACAACTGGCGATGTTGTCCGTTTATCAATGAAACAAATCGAAGGAACAAAAGAAAAATTCTCTATCTCTTACCCAGAATTAATCAATGATGTAAATCCAGGATCACACATTCTTTTAGATGATGGTTTAATTGATCTAGAAGTTACGGATATTGACCGTGACGCTAATGAAATCGTAACTGTTGTTAAAAACTCTGGTATCTTGAAAAATAAAAAAGGTGTTAACGTACCAAACGTATCTATTAACTTACCAGGAATCACTGAAAAAGATGCGGCAGATATTGCTTTCGGAATTGAAAATGATATTGATTATATCGCAGCTAGTTTCGTTCGTCGCGCAAGTGATGTTTTAGAAATTACTGAAATTTTAGAAAAACACAATGCAACGCATATCCAAATCATTCCTAAAATCGAAAACCAAGAGGGTGTTGATAATATCGACGAAATCTTGAAGATTTCTGATGGTTTAATGGTTGCTCGTGGAGATTTAGGTGTTGAGATTCCTACTGAAGATGTTCCTATCGTTCAAAAATCTTTAATCAGAAAATGTAACGAATTAGGTAAACCAGTAATTACTGCAACTCAAATGTTAGATTCTATGCAAAAAAATCCTCGTCCAACTCGCGCTGAAGCAAGTGACGTGGCAAACGCGATCTTTGATGGAACAGATGCAATCATGCTTTCTGGTGAAACAGCTGCTGGGGATTACCCTGTTGAAGCCGTTCAAACAATGAACAGCATTGCTATCCGTACGGAAGAAGCTTTAGTAAATCAAGATGCATTTGCATTGAAAGCATTCAGCAAAACAGATATGACAGAAGCAATTGGTCAATCAGTTGGTCATACTGCACGTAACTTAGGAATTCAAACAATCGTAGCTGCGACTGAATCAGGTCACACTGCACGTATGATTTCTAAATACCGTCCAAAATCTCATATCGTTGCAATCACATTTACAGAACGTCAAATGCGTGGTTTAGCACTTTCATGGGGAGTTTATCCTCAAGTAGCTGAAAAACCTAACTCAACTGATGATATGTTTAACTTAGCAACTCGTGTTTCTCAAGAAACTGGTTTTGCTAAAGAAGGCGATTTAATCATCATCACTGCTGGTGTTCCAGTTGGTGAACGTGGAACAACAAACTTAATGAAGATTCAATTAATTGGTTCTAAATTAGTTAGTGGACACGGAATCGGTAGAACTTCTGTAATTGGTAAAGCAATTGTTGCTAAAGATGCTGCAGAAGCAAATGCAAATGCTGTTGAAGGTGGAATTCTTGTAGTTCCTACAACAGATAAAGATTATCTTCCAGCTATCGAAAAATCAGCAGCACTTGTTGTTGAAGATGGCGGTTTAACTAGCCACGCAGCAGTTGTTGGAATTGCTATGGGAATTCCTGTAATTGTTGGTACAACAAATGCAACAACATTAATTCATGATGATGAATTAATTACGGTTGATTCTCGTCGTGGTATTGTATACCGTGGAGCTACAACAGCGATTTAATGATTATTCTAATGAGAAGACGACCTAAGCAATTTTGCTTAGGTCTTTTTTTTAATTATTTAATATTTTTTAAGTAGAAAAGTAACTTTACATCAGGAATCGAATAGATTACAATTGTTTTATATAGACTAAATTGTGGAGGTTGCGATGATGCAGGAAGAAGATTCAAAAAAAGTGAACTGGAGCAAATACTTACCGATGATTTATGTTGCTATGTCGCTGATGGCACTGGTTGTTATTGGTATGAATTTATACTATGATATTTATTTTTCTACAAGTATAAATTGGCTGAAATTAATTATTCCAGTAGTTAGCCTATTATTTTTTGTCTATTGCTTGATTGGTGAAAGAAAGTCTAAAAAAATAAAATGAAAAGCGTATTAAGACAAAACCACTCCTTTTAATAGTGAGAGAGGTTTTGTTTTTTTGATTTAAAGTTAAGATTTTCTTTAAATGACAGGATTTACTTCATTCGCTTCACTATTTTAGTATAATAGTGAAGTAAACGGAAGAATTCATTGTGAAATGAATTCCATTTTTGAAAGAAGGCAAATGGTTTGGATTATACGATATTAATTGTAGAAAATGATATGGAAATTAGTGAACTGGTTTCAGAATCATTATTTAAAGAAGGCTATCACATAAAATTAGCTAGCGATATTGAAACAGCATTGCTTGAATTTAAACACCAAATCCCAGATTTAATTGTATTAGATATAAGGATTCCAAAACAAGGTGGGGTTTATTTCTTGAAAAAAATCCGAGAAATAAGTAACATTCCAGTCCTATTAATGAGTTCAAAAAAAGATTGTAGAGATCAAAATTATACATTTGATATTGGCGAAAGTAGATGGCTTGAAAAGCCATTTTCCACTCACCAATTACTTAGTCATGTGAAAAAATTATTAAATAAATATTATAAAAACAGAGAAAAAATTATAAAAACAGAACAAGTTATTGGAGAATTACAACTAGATTTTAATAATTATGTTGTGATAAAAAATGGACGAAATTTAAATCTTACCTTAACAGAATTTAAAATATTCGTGTTATTTATATCGTTTCCAGATCAAATTTTTACTAAAGCACAAATCTATCAACAAGTTTGGCAAGAAGAATATTTTGGAGATGAAAATGTTATCAATGTGCATATTCGTCGCTTGAGAGAAAAAATTGAAAATGTTCCATCTAAGCCACAATATATTAAAACTATTTGGGGAGTTGGTTACAAGTTAGGCGATATTGAGTAACTATAAAGATAATTAAGGTTTATAAGTAACAAAAGAATGGTGTGAAACAAACTAAAAATGAACACCTGTTTTTATAATTGAATTAATTCTTAGAGAATACTTAGTTCTTGGTGTTTTCTCTTTTATTCTGCTGGTTTTTTAGTTAAAATAAGTAAGGAGAAGAAGGGGCGAATGTTTATGTTTGAAAGTTGGCTTTTTTTAGCAATTATTTTAGGAATTGGTATAGTAGCAAAAAATCAATCTTTGATCATTGCGACGGCAGTTGTATTAGTATTAAAATTAATTCCACAAACAGATAAATGGATGGAAGCGATCCAAACGAAAGGGATCAATTGGGGTGTAACAGTGATTACGATTTCCATTCTAATTCCGATTGCTACTGGTCAGATTGGCTTTAGAGAACTGTTAAATGCTTTCAAATCACCTTTAGGTTGGATTGCGGTTATTTGTGGTGTGGGTGTTTCTTTATTGTCTAGTAAAGGGGTTGGATTGTTGGCGGCTAGTCCTGAAGTAACTGTGGCGCTAGTCTTTGGTACAATTATGGGAGTTGTTCTTTTTAAAGGTGTAGCAGCAGGTCCAGTAATTGCAGCAGGCCTAACTTACTGCATTTTACAAGTCCTACAAATTAGTCCAAAATGAAAATTGATAGGCAAACTGGTGTTTCTAGGCTATAATAAAAACAGATGAAAAACGGAGGCACAAAAAAATGAATGAATCTTTAGGTAGAATTGTTACTGGAATGGTAACAGATGAAAATGATAAGGCGTATTTTATCCAGAAGGATGGTGTAACATACCGCTTAAAGAAAACTGAAAAAATGAATTATCAATTAGGCGATACAGTTGAAGGTTTTGCTTATGTTGCTATGAATAAAGACTTTATGATGACGCAAGAAATCCCAAAAGTTCGAGTAGGTCATTATGCTTGGGGAACTGTTATTGAAACAAGAAAAGACTTAGGTGTATTTGTTGATATTGGTTTACCTGATAAAGAAATGGTTGTTTCATTGGATGAACTTCCAACTGAGAAACGTTTATGGCCTAAAAAAGGCGATCAATTAATGATTGCGATTCAAGTCGATCAAAAAGATCGTATGTGGGGTACATTAGCTGAAGAATCAATTTTTCAGTCAATGGCTCGTAAAGGTGAACTTGAAGAGTTGAATAATAAAAATATTGTTGGAACAGCATTTCGTTTGAAACTTGTAGGTACGTATATTCTTACAGAAGACAATTATCTAGGCTTTATTCATCCGTCAGAACGTAAAGATGAACCAAGATTAGGTGAAGTAGTCAATGGACGTGTGATTGGTGTTCGACCAGATGGCTTATTGAATATTTCTTTAATGCCAAGAGCTTTTGAAGCAATTGGTGACGATGCGGGGATGTTATTAGCTATTTTAGAGCGAACTCAAACAGGTAGTTTCCCGTATACAGATAAAAGTGATCCACAAGCAATCCAAGAACGATTTGGTATTAGCAAAGGGCAATTTAAGCGAGCTTTAGGAAATCTAATGAAGCAACGTAGAATTGTTCAACAAAATGGAGAAACAATTTTAGTTGAAGCACTAAATGAGAATGAAGATTAGGATTTTATTCAAAAACTGTGTTATAATAGAAGAAACTCATTGCAGTTAGATTGTAATTTATATAAACTGGAATAGATAGAGTTTGTACTAATTATAAATAAGTGAGGCTATTATAGTGAAAACAACTGAATCTCCCCTATTAAAAATTAAAAATCAATTGCATTCAGCAGGTTTTAAATTAACCCCTCAACGTGAGGCAACAGTTGCTGTTTTGCTAGAAAATGAAAAAGATCATTTAAGTGCTGAAGAAGTGTATATGTTAGTAAAAGACAAAAGTCCAGATATTGGTTTAGCAACAGTATATCGGACATTGGAAATTCTAACAGAGCTGAATATCGTCAATAAGATTAGCTTTAATGATGGATTGGCGCGTTATGATGTACGTAAAGAAGGTGCTAAGCATTTCCATCATCATTTGTTATGTATTGAATGTGGCAATATTGAGGAAGTTCACGATGATTTATTAGAAGACATTGAACGTGTTGTAGAAAGTCGCTTTCATTTTATTGTCAAAGACCATCGTTTAACTTTTCATGGTGTTTGCGAAAATTGTCAGCAAAAAAACAGTACTGCCAATCAAACGAAAGAATCAAACAAATAGGAAAGGAGTATTGATCATGTTAGTTAGTGTTCAGTACTTCTTTTTTGTGATTTATTTTAAATTGTAGGGAGTGAAATGAATAATGGAAGAGGATTTACAAGAGTATTTGCGTTTTTTAACAATTGAGCGAGGTCTTTCAAAGAACACTGTTGAAAGTTACCATCGAGACTTGGCACATTATTTAACTTACTTACAGGAAAATGAAATTGCTAATTGGAATCAAATTGATCGTTATTTTGTTTTGAGCTTTTTACAACAATTAAAGGATGAACAAAAAGCAGCAGGTACCATTATTCGGATGGTATCAAGTTTAAGAAAATTTCATCAATTCTTAAAGCAAGAGCGCTTAAGTGAGGTGGATCCAATGTTGCATATCGATACACCAAAAAAGGCTCAAACATTGCCTAAAATTTTATCAATGAAGGAAGTTGAACAATTAATTGAAACACCGGATGATAATACAACTTTGGGTTTGAGAGATCGGGCGATGCTAGAGGTCATGTATGCAACGGGTTTACGAGTGACAGAGTTAATTGAACTAAAATTAACAGATTTACATCTATCTTTAGGACTGATTCAGACTATTGGTAAAGGGGATAAGGAACGGATTATCCCTTTAGGTGATTTAGCAATTAAGTGGATAGAAAACTATTTAAAATATAGCCGTACTAAACTAGAAAAGCCTGGAAAACGGGTCCCTTATCTATTTTTAAATCATCATGGGAGAGGGTTTACTAGGCAAGGCATTTGGAAGAATTTAAAACAGCTAGTGAAACAAGCCGGAATTGAAAAAGATGTCACACCCCATACATTGCGTCATTCGTTTGCTACCCATTTATTAGAAAATGGTGCGGATTTACGGGTAGTTCAAGAATTATTAGGACATGCTGATATTTCCACCACGCAAATTTACACGCACATTACAAAACAACGAATGACCCAAGTCTATAAAGCGTATCATCCTCGAGCCTAATTCTTAGTTTATGAGGATTTTCCTAGCTTTATAAGGTAGATTTTACTATAATATAGGAGAAGTTCAAATCGCTTTCAACAAAAACAAAGTGAAGTGAACTCGCTTCAACCGTAGTCACAATGGATTGATATTTAGGAGGATGAGAAAATGTTATTTAAAAGAGTACATTTAATCGTAATGGATTCAGTAGGGATTGGGGAATCCCCTGATGCAGCGCAATTTGGTGATCTAGGAAGTGATACATTAGGTCATATCGCTGAAGTAGCAGGTTTAACGATTCCTCACTTAGAACAATTAGGTTTAGGCGATATTCGTCCTTTAAAAGGTGTTCAAGAAGTTAAAGATAATCAAGGGTATTATACTAAATTAGAAGAAGTTTCAGTTGGTAAAGACACTATGACAGGGCATTGGGAAATTATGGGATTAAATATCCAAACTCCCTTCCGCGTTTTTCCAGATGGATTTCCAACAGAACTATTAAAAAAAATTGAAGATTTTTCTGGACGTAAAGTAGTCTGTAATAAACCCTATAGTGGTACAGCAGTCATTGATGATTTCGGTGAACATCAAATGAAAACTGGTGATTTAATTGTTTATACATCCGCTGATCCAGTACTACAAATTGCAGCACACGAAGAAATTATTCCATTAGAAGAATTGTATCGAATTTGTCAATATGTTCGTGATATTACTTTAGAAGATCCATATATGATTGGACGTATTATTGCTCGACCTTATTTAGGAACTCCAGGTAATTTTAAAAGAACAAGCAATCGTCATGATTATGCATTAAATCCATTTGGTAAAACGGTTTTAAATGAACTAAAAGATGCGGGTAAGGATGTTATTGCAATTGGAAAAATCAATGATATATACAATGGTGAGGGTATTACTGAAGCAATTCGTACGAAAAGCAACATGGACGGTGTCGATCAACTACTAAAAGTAATGAAGCAAGATTTTAATGGATTAAGTTTTTTGAATTTAGTTGATTTCGACGCGCTTTACGGCCACCGTCGTGATGTTAAAGGATATGCAGAAGCAATTGAAGCTTTTGACCAACGTTTGCCAGAAATTTTAGCTGCGCTAAATGAAGATGATTTAGTGTTAATTACAGCAGATCACGGCAATGATCCAACTGCACCTGGAACAGATCATACTCGTGAGTATGTTCCACTATTAGCTTATTCACCAGGTATGAAGAGTCATGGTCCTTTGACTCAAGGTCATTATGCAGATATTGGTGCAACAATTGCAGAAAACTTTGCAGTTAAAGATACTGGATTCGGAACAAGCTTTTTAGCAGAACTAAACTAAAGGAGAGTAATCATGACACTTACATTACAAGAAAAAATTACAGAAGCGACTGATTTTATTAAAGCACAAGGAATTGGTGAAATTGAATTTGGCTTAATCCTTGGTTCAGGTCTAGGCGAATTAGGTGATGAAGTTGAGGATGCAATTGCAATCAAATATGATGGAATTCCATATTTCCCTGTGTCAACAGTAGAAGGGCATGCAGGACAACTTGTCTATGGAACACTTGGTGAAAAGAAAGTCTTGGCAATGCAAGGTCGTTTCCATTATTATGAAGGCTATTCTCTAGAAGAAGTTACGTTTCCAATTCGTGTGATGAAAGCTTTAGGCATTCATTCGGTCATTGTGACTAATGCAGCTGGTGGAATCAACACGAGCTTTAGCCAAGGTGAGCTAATGATGATTACCGATCATATTAATTATACAGGTGTAAATCCACTAATTGGCCCAAATGACTCAACAATGGGACCTCGCTTTACAGATATGAGTCAAGCATATGATGTAGCTTATCAAGCAATCGTTCGTGATGTAGCTAAAAAAATGGATTTAGATTTAAAAGAAGGCGTGTATATTGGTTATACAGGACCAACCTATGAAACACCTGCTGAAATTCGGATGTCACGGGTAATGGGAGCAGATGCTGTTGGAATGTCAACCGTTCCTGAAGTTATCGTGGCAGCCCATGCCGGCTTACGAGTAATTGGCGTTTCGTGTATAACAAACTTGGCAGCGGGAATGCAAGCTACCTTAAATCACGCAGAAGTTGTTGAAACAACAGAACGAGTAAAAGGCACGTTTAAAGCATTGATAAAAAACGTTTTGCAAGCTGTTTAATTGATTATTTTATTGAAGGAAAAAACATTTTCTATTTTCATTTAATGGAAAGCATGTTACGATAAATTTATTGATTTTTACGGATAAGAAGAGTTACTTGATTTTAAAGTAACTCTTCTTATTCCAATTTGAAAGTCAAGTGGATACTTAGCAATAGGGGAAAAGTAAAAAAATACTAATTGAATGATTAATTTATAACAAGGATCCGAGGTTAGATTCCCATTTGAATCGCCGTTGTGGCATTGAGAATCTAGTAGGATTGTGGTAAAGTTAAGAATACAATTAGTGGGAATTGGAACGGGGGAAAGAAATGAATAACACTTTATTAACAGGGACTATGAAAGTAAATGAACAAAATCATTTAGAAATTGGTGGGGTTGATACCGTAACTTTAGTTGAAAAGCACGGTACACCTGTTTATGTCTATGATGTATTTCAAATAAAAGAAAAGGCGCGTGCTTTTAAAAATACCTTTGCTGTTAGAGGAATTAAAGCACAAGTAGCGTATGCTAGTAAAGCTTTTGCTTGTACGGCAATTTACCAATTAATGGCACAAGAGGGGCTTTCAGTGGATGTCGTTTCAGGTGGCGAGTTGTATACCGCTATTCATGCAGGATACCCAAAAGAAAAAATTCATTTTCATGGAAATAACAAAACAGAAAGTGAAATTGTAGATGCATTAAATTATGAAATTGGTTGTTTTGTAGTTGATAATTTCAATGAGTTAGATCTGCTGCAACACCATGCAGCGGAACGCAATCAAAAAGTTGCTATTTTACTTCGTGTAACGCCAGGTGTTGAAGCTCATACTCATGAGTATATTTCAACTGGACAAGAAGATTCCAAATTCGGTTTTGACTTATTAAATGGTCAAGCTGAAAAAGCAGTTGAAGTCGCTTTAGCATCTTCTCATTTAGATTTATTGGGACTCCATAGTCATATTGGTTCCCAAATTTTTGAAACCCAAGGCTTTTTAATGGCAATTGATAAATTATTAACAGAAGTTACAAAATGGCAAAAAACACAGTCATTTGATCTTAAAGTATTGAATTTGGGTGGTGGTTTTGGCATTCGTTATGTTGAGGGGGATCAACCGCTTCCTGTTTCAGAGTATGTCAATACCATTATTGATGAAGTGATTACTCAAACAACAAAATTCAATTTAGCTATGCCAGAGATTTGGATTGAACCTGGTCGAAGTATTGTAGGAGATGCTGGAATTACTCTTTATCAAACTGGTTCTGAAAAACAAGTTCCGGATGTACGCAACTATCTAGCCATTGACGGCGGAATGACAGATAATATTCGTCCGGCCTTATATGAAGCAGAATATACAGGAGTTCTAGCGAATCGTGCTAATGATATAGCGACAGAAACCTACTCTATTGCTGGAAAATGTTGTGAATCTGGAGATATGTTAATCTGGGATTTGCCTCTTCCTAAACGGGAACAAAATGATATTCTAGCAGTTTTTAGCACAGGCGCCTATGGATATTCAATGGCGAATAATTACAATCGGATTCCACGCCCTCCAGTTGTATTTGTGGAGAATGGAATAGATTATGTAGTTGTTGAAAGAGAGAGCTATGCGGATTTAATTAGTTTAGACCGTTCTCTACCTCAAGGCTAAAGGAAATTAGGAGGATATTTGATGTTAATCAATTATAAGAATGACTACGAAAAAATTATGATGGGGCTCTTGTCTTTTGTTCCTGATCTAAAAGATGTTTCTCGTCTGAAAGCAGAGATAGATTGGTATGAAGCAGACCCTAGTCGTAAGCTTTATTTGTGGAGTAATGAGGAATCAAATGATATTATTGGAATGCTAGGAATCGAAGATGGACTAGAAATGATTTTATTGCGTCATATTTCAATTAATCCATCTTTTCGTAAAGAAGGCATTAGCTATCAAATGTTGAATGAGTTAGATCAAAAATCAGCAGATAAAAAAATTATTGGAACACTAGAAACAGCTCCGATTATTGCGAAATGGGAGCAGCAAAAAAATAGCCCAGACCTAGAGGATTCTGAAGACTTAGATTAAGAAAGAGGTTGAATACAAAATGGCGGATATTAATGTCAAAATTGATGTTTTCGAAGGACCGCTTGATTTATTATTGCATTTAATCCAAAAACTAGAACTAGATATCTATGATATTCCCATGGCTGAAATCACAGCGCAATATCTAGCTTATCTTCATACCATGAAGGAGCTGGAGCTGGATATCGCCGGGGATTATTTAGTAATGGCAGCCAGTTTAATGGCGATTAAGAGTAAAATGTTATTGCCTAAGCAGGAGTTAGAAATTCCAGAAGATGAA
This window encodes:
- the dnaE gene encoding DNA polymerase III subunit alpha, whose amino-acid sequence is MTFVQLQVISAYSLLKSTTSIEQLVISAKNKGYSALALTDYNVLYGVVDFYKACLKHEIKPILGLTLEVSGAVRSEDNYPLVLLAKNKQGYQNLMALSTEKMLLSEREQLDFQKISPYLTDLIAITPGETGEIEQALLNQQEQLAEDSLAKWLTLFSADNFYIGVQVHQNLIGIQESLGQLATKHQLKTVAMHDVRYLDPNDDFSTKVLRAVDQGLKLDLAINSTSGPYYLPEATAISERFKVVGLESAAKETSLIADRIHTEIDLHQHLLPKYPIPTAETTVAYLLAQCQAGLAKRVPNADARYHERLTYELGIIHKMGFDDYFLIVWDLMAYAHKTKILTGAGRGSAAGSLVSYVLEITDVDPIDYDLLFERFLNEERFTMPDIDLDFPDNRREKVLHYVKEKYGQGHVAQIATFGTLAAKMALRDVARVFGLNQNEANVWSKAIPSVLGITLSEAFKLSKNLQNLVNENEKNKLLFDTAKRIEGLPRHVSTHAAGVVISDRPLVSLIPLQEGSNDIHLTQYAMGNVEEIGLLKMDFLGLRNLQILDNALQLVKRENGEIVDIHSIPMDDQTTLEIFRKADTSGVFQFESTGIKNVLRKLGPTSIEDVAAVNALYRPGPMEQIDLFIDRKKGIVPIDYPDDSLKDILGITYGVMVYQEQVMQVASKMGGFTLGQADILRRAMSKKQKDVIDQERKHFVEGALAQGYTSDVATTVYSYIERFANYGFNRAHAVGYSFIAYQLAYLKAHYPHAFFAALLNSAINNPTKIKEYLLEAKKRKIEVLPPSINQSGYVFSLKAGKIQFGLNSIKGLRRDLIQEIIEFRKAHGSYQDLVAFLRSLDNKWLKDEIIRPFIYAGAFDEFGYSRGVLLASLDGILSSVKFSGNNVQLFDVLAPKYETNVADISIDEKLEYEEQVLGAYLSGHPIEGFENLRFVKQASYIIDLQAGKNDRFIGLVKNIRKIRTKKGEQMAFVQVNDQSGECSLTLFPQKLRQYGRLIEKNKILYIEGKVEEGQQEEKQVLINHIADATLLGQESSKDKCFIRIQPELDAPDKLKEMNQMMQNYAGNVPVILFYVKTNRKIVVNESGWVDGSAEFVTELEKLLGKGNIIIQKGN
- the pfkA gene encoding 6-phosphofructokinase yields the protein MKRIAVLTSGGDAPGMNAAVRAVVRKGIYEGMEVYGINYGFAGLVAGDIRKLSISDVGDMIQRGGTFLYSARYPEFATEEGQLKGIEQLKKFGIEGLVVIGGDGSYHGAMALTKHGYPAVGLPGTIDNDIPGTDFCIGFDTAINTVLESIDRIRDTATSHVRTFIIEVMGRDAGDIALWAGIAGGAEQIIIPEKDFDMAEVAETIQKGRDRGKKHSLIVVAEGVMGGNEFAEELAKHGDYHARVTVLGHVQRGGAPSARDRVLASTFGAHAVDLLKEGKGGLCVGIRDNKIVENNIVETLEKGKHVADLSLYQLNKEISY
- the pyk gene encoding pyruvate kinase codes for the protein MKKTKIVCTIGPASESVETLVKLIEAGMNVCRLNFSHGDFEEHGARIKNIREASKITGKMVALLLDTKGPEIRTHDMKDGKIEFTTGDVVRLSMKQIEGTKEKFSISYPELINDVNPGSHILLDDGLIDLEVTDIDRDANEIVTVVKNSGILKNKKGVNVPNVSINLPGITEKDAADIAFGIENDIDYIAASFVRRASDVLEITEILEKHNATHIQIIPKIENQEGVDNIDEILKISDGLMVARGDLGVEIPTEDVPIVQKSLIRKCNELGKPVITATQMLDSMQKNPRPTRAEASDVANAIFDGTDAIMLSGETAAGDYPVEAVQTMNSIAIRTEEALVNQDAFALKAFSKTDMTEAIGQSVGHTARNLGIQTIVAATESGHTARMISKYRPKSHIVAITFTERQMRGLALSWGVYPQVAEKPNSTDDMFNLATRVSQETGFAKEGDLIIITAGVPVGERGTTNLMKIQLIGSKLVSGHGIGRTSVIGKAIVAKDAAEANANAVEGGILVVPTTDKDYLPAIEKSAALVVEDGGLTSHAAVVGIAMGIPVIVGTTNATTLIHDDELITVDSRRGIVYRGATTAI